From Drosophila suzukii chromosome Y unlocalized genomic scaffold, CBGP_Dsuzu_IsoJpt1.0 scf_Y1, whole genome shotgun sequence, one genomic window encodes:
- the LOC139353956 gene encoding uncharacterized protein, with protein MSELSLAALIKSTDLRTRQQMLTVVVWNRFVKLYIEHLHYANCHAGPRALVGLLRQTIWLINARRECGAVVRRCTHCFRYKPRLMSQIMGNLPLDRVRISRPFRISGVDLFGPIRVSLGVRGKAALKIFVGRRGPLDRLYCDNATNFVGSSRLLQEMASDVRSTVGTYGVHHQVEFVFIPPRSPHFGGLWEAAVKSAKHLFLRAVGNALLKEDEVQTILVEVEAVLNSRPLVADSSSPNDGEAITPAHFLVGTTLAALPPGSAPPHPDDDLTHLQRWQLISAIKRRFWRDWSRDYIAGLQQRVKWTKESANLLPGTIVVIKEDNLPPQKWLLGRVTEVTHGSDGKVRVALVKTKQGVYKRSVHHLAPLPIN; from the exons ATGTCGGAACTCAGTTTGGCGGCACTTATCAAATCCACGGATTTGCGGACGCGTCAACAGATGCTTACGGTTGTTGTCT GGAATCGTTTTGTCAAATTGTACATCGAGCACCTGCACTATGCTAATTGCCATGCAGGACCACGAGCCCTAGTCGGCCTGCTTCGGCAGACAATTTGGTTGATCAATGCACGACGCGAGTGCGGTGCTGTTGTGCGCCGATGCACGCACTGCTTCCGGTATAAGCCACGGTTAATGTCGCAAATAATGGGAAATCTGCCTCTTGACCGTGTCAGAATCAGTCGACCCTTTAGAATAAGCGGAGTCGATCTCTTCGGTCCAATCCGAGTGTCGCTAGGAGTGCGGGGCAAGGCAGCGTTAAAAAT ATTTGTTGGGCGGCGCGGCCCGCTCGATCGACTCTACTGCGACAATGCAACCAATTTTGTTGGTTCCTCACGGCTGCTTCAGGAGATGGCCTCCGATGTCCGCAGCACAGTGGGAACGTACGGCGTCCATCACCAGGTTGAGTTTGTCTTCATTCCGCCCCGGTCGCCTCATTTCGGGGGCCTATGGGAGGCCGCCGTCAAGTCCGCCAAACACCTCTTTTTGAGGGCCGTCGGAAACGCCTTGCTGAAGGAGGACGAAGTCCAGACGATCCTGGTTGAAGTGGAAGCAGTGCTTAACTCGCGTCCGCTAGTAGCTGACAGCAGCAGCCCTAACGACGGAGAGGCTATTACTCCAGCCCACTTTCTGGTAGGCACCACGCTCGCTGCTCTACCCCCAGGATCGGCACCTCCTCATCCGGACGACGACCTAACTCATCTACAACGCTGGCAGCTTATATCAGCCATCAAGCGACGGTTTTGGCGAGACTGGTCCCGTGACTACATAGCTGGGCTGCAGCAAAGAGTTAAGTGGACAAAGGAATCGGCCAACCTTCTACCAGGAACCATCGTCGTCATCAAAGAGGACAATTTACCGCCCCAGAAGTGGCTGCTCGGCAGAGTCACCGAAGTAACGCACGGATCGGATGGCAAGGTGCGCGTTGCTCTAGTAAAAACCAAGCAAGGCGTATACAAACGCTCAGTACATCATCTGGCACCTCTTCCCATTAATTGA